In Fundulus heteroclitus isolate FHET01 chromosome 17, MU-UCD_Fhet_4.1, whole genome shotgun sequence, the following are encoded in one genomic region:
- the LOC118566579 gene encoding histone H2B 1/2, whose product MPEPAKSAPKKGSKKAVTKTAGKGGKKKRKTRKESYAIYVYKVLKQVHPDTGISSKAMSIMNSFVNDIFERIASEASRLAHYNKRSTITSREIQTAVRLLLPGELAKHAVSEGTKAVTKYTSSK is encoded by the coding sequence ATGCCTGAACCCGCTAAGTCTGCGCCCAAGAAGGGCTCGAAGAAAGCCGTGACCAAGACGGCCGGCAAAGGAggcaagaagaagagaaagaccAGGAAGGAGAGCTACGCCATCTACGTGTACAAGGTGCTGAAGCAGGTGCACCCCGACACGGGCATCTCGTCCAAGGCCATGAGCATCATGAACTCGTTCGTCAACGACATCTTCGAGCGCATCGCGTCCGAGGCTTCCCGCCTGGCTCACTACAACAAGCGCTCCACCATCACCTCCAGGGAGATCCAGACCGCCGTGCGCCTCCTGCTGCCCGGTGAGCTGGCCAAGCACGCCGTGTCTGAGGGCACCAAGGCCGTCACCAAGTACACCAGCTCCAAGTAA
- the LOC118566580 gene encoding histone H2B 1/2-like — MPEPAKSAPKKGSKKAVTKTAGKGGKKKRKTRKESYAIYVYKVLKQVHPDTGISSKAMSIMNSFVNDIFERIASEASRLAHYNKRSTITSREIQTAVRLLLPGELAKHAVSEGTKAVTKYTSSR, encoded by the coding sequence ATGCCTGAACCCGCCAAGTCTGCGCCCAAGAAGGGCTCGAAGAAAGCCGTGACCAAGACGGCCGGCAAAGGAggcaagaagaagagaaaaaccaGGAAGGAGAGCTACGCCATCTACGTGTACAAGGTGCTGAAGCAGGTGCACCCCGACACGGGCATCTCGTCCAAGGCCATGAGCATCATGAACTCGTTCGTCAACGACATCTTCGAGCGCATCGCGTCCGAGGCTTCCCGCCTGGCTCACTACAACAAGCGCTCCACCATCACCTCCAGGGAGATCCAGACCGCCGTGCGCCTCCTGCTGCCCGGTGAGCTGGCCAAGCACGCCGTGTCTGAGGGCACCAAGGCCGTCACCAAGTACACCAGCTCCAGGTAA
- the LOC118566573 gene encoding histone H3 — protein sequence MARTKQTARKSTGGKAPRKQLATKAARKSAPATGGVKKPHRYRPGTVALREIRRYQKSTELLIRKLPFQRLVREIAQDFKTDLRFQSSAVMALQEASEAYLVGLFEDTNLCAIHAKRVTIMPKDIQLARRIRGERA from the coding sequence ATGGCCAGAACCAAGCAGACCGCTCGTAAATCCACCGGAGGAAAGGCTCCCAGGAAGCAGCTGGCTACCAAGGCTGCCCGTAAGAGCGCCCCGGCTACCGGCGGAGTGAAGAAGCCTCACCGCTACAGGCCCGGTACGGTTGCTCTGAGAGAGATCCGCCGCTACCAGAAGTCTACGGAGCTGCTGATCCGCAAGCTGCCCTTCCAGCGTCTGGTGAGGGAGATCGCTCAGGACTTCAAGACGGACCTGCGCTTCCAGAGCTCTGCCGTGATGGCTCTGCAGGAGGCCAGCGAGGCCTACCTGGTGGGTCTGTTCGAGGACACCAACCTGTGCGCCATCCACGCCAAGAGGGTGACCATCATGCCCAAGGACATCCAGCTGGCCCGCCGCATCCGCGGAGAGAGGGCTTAG
- the LOC118566576 gene encoding histone H2A-like, producing MSGRGKTGGKARAKAKTRSSRAGLQFPVGRVHRLLRKGNYAERVGAGAPVYLAAVLEYLTAEILELAGNAARDNKKTRIIPRHLQLAVRNDEELNKLLGGVTIAQGGVLPNIQAVLLPKKTEKPAKAK from the coding sequence ATGTCTGGACGCGGAAAGACCGGAGGCAAGGCTAGAGCCAAGGCCAAGACTCGCTCATCTAGAGCAGGTCTGCAGTTCCCCGTGGGCCGTGTCCACAGGCTGCTGAGGAAAGGCAACTACGCTGAACGCGTGGGTGCCGGAGCCCCGGTGTACCTGGCCGCCGTGCTGGAGTACCTGACGGCTGAGATCCTGGAGCTGGCTGGCAACGCTGCCCGCGACAACAAGAAGACCAGGATCATCCCCCGTCACCTGCAGCTGGCTGTGCGCAACGACGAGGAGCTCAACAAGCTGCTCGGAGGAGTCACCATCGCTCAGGGAGGCGTTCTGCCCAACATCCAGGCTGTGCTGCTGCCCAAGAAGACCGAGAAGCCCGCCAAGGCCAAGTAA
- the LOC105916198 gene encoding histone H1, with protein sequence MAEVAPAAAPAKAPAKAPKKKAASKAKKDGPSLSKLIVAAVAESKERKGMSLAALKKVLAGKGVDVTKANKRINTAVTKLATAGTLSQTKGTGASGSFKLAKDTKAAKPAKKVVKKKAPAKAKKPAAAAKKASTPKKAAAKKTAAKKTPKKAPAKKSPKKVVKKSPKKAAAAKKPKAAAKKPAAKKPAAKKPAAKKAKK encoded by the coding sequence ATGGCAGAAGTAGCTCCAGCAGCGGCACCGGCGAAAGCCCCGGCCAAAGCCCCGAAGAAGAAGGCGGCGTCCAAGGCCAAGAAGGATGGACCCAGCCTCTCCAAGCTGATCGTGGCCGCCGTGGCCGAGTCCAAGGAGCGCAAGGGCATGTCTCTGGCGGCGCTGAAGAAGGTGCTGGCCGGCAAAGGCGTGGATGTGACCAAGGCCAACAAGCGCATCAACACGGCCGTCACCAAGCTGGCGACGGCAGGAACCCTGAGCCAGACCAAAGGCACCGGGGCGTCGGGCTCCTTCAAGCTAGCAAAGGACACCAAAGCGGCCAAACCAGCCAAGAAGGTGGTGAAGAAGAAGGCTCCCGCTAAGGCCAAGAAGCCCGCTGCCGCCGCCAAGAAGGCCAGCACCCCCAAGAAGGCTGCCGCTAAGAAAACAGCCGCCAAGAAGACCCCCAAGAAGGCTCCGGCCAAGAAATCCCCCAAGAAGGTGGTGAAGAAGAGCCCTAAGAAGGCCGCTGCCGCCAAGAAGCCAAAGGCTGCTGCGAAGAAGCCTGCAGCCAAGAAACCTGCAGCAAAGAAGCCCGCAGCTAAGAAGGCCAAGAAGTAA